The following DNA comes from Acholeplasma equirhinis.
TCAGATTGATTTGATACAGGTATTGTATGCCATGTTGAAGCGTAAGGTTCTAATTGATTATGACCATAAGTTTTTTCATAGATTAATACATCTTCTAAATATACTTTTATATCTTGAAGGGATGTTCTAAATAAAATAAATTGTTGATCATTAAAATCCACACTGAGTTCATGTGTAATTTCATATGGTGTATGTTTTTCTACGTTTAGATTGATAGGAAGCGTGATTGGCTGATTATTATAAACCCAACCTTCATCCATTCCATTTGGGGTATCAATGTTAATTTTCAATTGATCGAATCCAATAAAAAATAAACTTAAAAAAACTGCTATAACTGCTAGCAAGATAAAATACGGTTTATATGCTTTGATAGGATTCCCCCCCTCTCCTATGCTAAACATTATACTATCTAAGTCTTCTCTCCCAAGAATGGATAGATGTATCGTTTACATTTCTTATAATAAAATTATACCATTTATTTATGAAAGTAAATGCGTGAGTTTTCATTATTCTACGTTTAAAATGAAAATAAAACCAGAACTTGAATGCTCTGGTTAAAAATTTACTTAATTAAGTATGTATAAATTAATTTTAAAGTATTTTCAATACCTTTTAAATGGGTACGTTCCATACCATGTGAAGCAGAAACACCACTTCCAATTAATGCACCTTTAATATCACGGCCTGAACGTCTTGCAGCACCAACATCACTACCATAATATGGGAAGATATCAACTGTAAATGTTAAATTATTTTCCTTAGCCATATTGATTAATCTGGTTGTGAGTTCATAATCATATGGACCACCAGAATCTTTCGCACAAATTGACACTGCATATTCAGAGCCTGCTAAATCAAGTCCAATACATCCCATATCAAGTGTGACAAATTCACTAATACTAGAATCAATAACTGCTGCACCATGTCCAACTTCTTCATATGTTACAAAATAAATTTTTGTATCATATTTAAATTGAATATTGTTTTCAGATGTATATTTTAATAGATTTAATAGGATGACAACAGATGCTTTGTCATCAACAAATCGTGTCTTTAAGAATCCTGAATCTGTAATTGTAAACTTTGTATCATAAGCAACAATATCACCATTTTGAATACCAAGTTTTTCAACATCAGCTTTAGTGAATACTTCTTCATCTAATCTAACTTCTAATTCATCAATATCTCTTGACTTAGTGTTTGCATCTTTAAAGACATGAACTGCAGGTGATGTAGATAATATGGTACCTGTATATTTTCTACCATCTCTGGTGTAAATTGTACAATATTCACCATCAAGTGTCGGTGTTGAAGGACCTCCAAGTAAAGTTAATGCTAATTTACCATTTGGTTTAATTGATCTAACCATTAAACCAAGTGTATCTGTGTGTGCAGATGTTGCAACAACTTTAGATGAGTCTAAACCTTTGATTGATACTTCTAAAGCACCAGTGTTTAAAATTTTAGATTCATAACCAAATGAATCGATGTATGCTTTAACTTTGTTAATAATGTTTTCTGTGTATCCAGTTGGAGAATCGCACGTAAATATATCCTCTGCTGTTTTCTTGAAATATGTTTTATTAAATTCAATCATAATCATTTCTCCTTATATACTTAAATATTATATCAATTTAAAAAGAAAAAAGTCTGATATTTCAGACCTTTTTTAAAAATTGATAAATTAAATTATAAATATTCTTTTTTAAAAGTTTTATCGCTTCGCTTTGTATCAAATTGTCTAACGACACTTTCGACATAAGCTCTATTATTCATATATTTTGGAGGTAGTGCTAATGTTTCTCCAAGCGTTTCATAAGTTTCTTCATGATCGATAAATCCTGGACCATCAGTTGCAAATTCAAACAAGATACCAGGATAGAGTCTTGAATATAGTGACTCAAAATAATATCGATCGACATAACCTGATGTTTGGAATCCTAAATTGAATAAATAATTTTCCCATTCATGAATATCTTCAGTTGAAGTTACTCTAAATGCTAGGTGATGAACACCACCAAAGCCTTGTCTATGTGGTGGTAGTATGATATTTTCTTCAACAATAATAGAACCACCATTACCTCCTAATCCAACTTCAAATAAATGATATTGCCCTTCTTTAGAAACTTTTTCAAATCCCATAACATCAACTAATACTTTTTGCATATAATCAAGACGATTTACTGTTAAAAATACAGGACCTAATCCGATAATTGAATATTCATCTGGAACTGGACCTTTTTTCCATGGTTTACCTGGTTTAACACCATTTAAATTCTCATCAGAAAAAAGTGCATATGGTTGATCATCAAAATCATAAAAGAAAATATACTTTCTACCGAACATTTCTTTGATATCAGTATGTTTAACTTGATATTTGTCAAAACGCTTAATCCAATATTCTAAAGCTTTATTGTTTGAAACTCTAAATCCACTTCTAGAAATTTCATTAGTTCCATGAACTGCTTTCGAAATACCTTTGAAATCAAAGAAGGTCATATCAGTTCCTGCATTGCCTTCATCATCAGCAAAAAACAAGTGATATGTTTGAATGTCATCTTGGTTTACAGTTTTTTTAACAAGTCTCATACCTAATATAAAGGTGAAGAAATCATAAATCTTTTCTGCAGATGAAGTTATTGCAGTGATATGATGAATACCGTGTATTGTTGTCATATGGATTACATCCTTTCTTGTATCTTACTTTCATTATATTTCGAATTCGAAATAATTAATTAGAATTTGCTTTATAACTTGAATTATGTGAATTAGTAATAAAAAAGTTTGATACAAAAGTACCAAACTTAATCGTTATCATTTTGGTGGAACCGACGGGATTTGAACCCGTGTACGAGATTGGTCCACTATCATAGTCTACATGTTTAGTCAATTTGATGATTTAATACCGCTTAGTAAACTGACAAAATTAGCAAGTACGAGCCGAGTGTTATTTCATTCATCCTACCTAGGCATATAGGAATGAACTAACTTGCTATCTAAGGCTAGCTTAAGTCGCAAGTATACTTAAGGTTGCCAGCTTAATCGACTATTATGCGAAAGCTAAAGTTTGAGTTTGATTTCCGGTTATTTTAACCTCGCGTTTTAAACTGCGCTACCAGTACATGCATATGATAACTTCGTAACCCCGGCGAATCCATAAACGGTCCCAGGCGTAGTCATTATATAACATATATATAATTTATGCAAATAAAAAATGACCTTGCGGTCATTAATTATTAATCATTTAAAAGTCTTAGTTCAACAATTGGAAGTTTAGATAAAACTAAGTAAATTGGTGTACCAATAAATGCTGCTGCCACTGCTTCTAAAATACCATTGAAATAAGTAATCATAAAGATTGTTTCAATGACATTTGCATCTGGTATTAATGCTTCTAAAATATCGTATGCAAATACTGCAGCAAATGATAATACTAAGATCGTATGAATTAAAGTTCCTAAGATAAAGATTGAAGGAATTAATAAAGCTTTATAACTATGTTTTCTATACAAATGATAATATAAAGCACCAATTGCAAGTATAATTACAACTGCAATTAAATATCTCCAAATTTGATCGAGTGAACTAAAGATGAAATTTGCACCAAAGAAAATTGTAACTGATGTTACAAGCCCAATAACAACGAGTAAGATTGCATAAGCTCTAGAATTATCGACTAATTTTCTTGTATGTTTAAATAAATAATGTACTGCTACTGCAAATAAAAGTCTAGGAATGATTGAAATCATTGGATTTATAAATGCACCAGTGAATCCCACTTGATTCAATGATCCTTGAATTAAACTTACAACACCAAATGCTAGTGCAGGTATAAAGGCATATTTTCTTCTAAATAATACAGCTGCAATTAATACTGGTATATGAAGTATTGTAGTTTCATTACCTGGCATTAAAGTGATGAATCCAAGCCCCGGTATGAACCCCATTAAAAATATAAGTGCGACAAAAAATGATGTCAGCACTAGTTCAAAAGTTTCGTTTCTTTTCACTTCTTATTCTCCTTTTTAGGCCACTTTGGGTCCCATAAGTATGAAATAATTATACCATAATGAATATTATGAGGTTTTGGAATTTGCTTCAAAAATATCAAATAAAAGTTGATAATGTTTCAGTCTTAATGCAATCATTTGATCATTAGATTTAGTGGAATAAAAAACAAAATTCGATAAAAAATCTAAATACTTTATGACATGTGATCGATCTTTAAAACATAACATCATTTGTTCAAGTGCATTTTGAATGATTTGATAAGCTCTCTTATTTGTTTTTTCAAAAATAATCGTTAAATCATTAATGGAGATTTGATTACTAAGATATGCATCAATTTTACCCTTAGTCATTTC
Coding sequences within:
- a CDS encoding M42 family metallopeptidase; translated protein: MIEFNKTYFKKTAEDIFTCDSPTGYTENIINKVKAYIDSFGYESKILNTGALEVSIKGLDSSKVVATSAHTDTLGLMVRSIKPNGKLALTLLGGPSTPTLDGEYCTIYTRDGRKYTGTILSTSPAVHVFKDANTKSRDIDELEVRLDEEVFTKADVEKLGIQNGDIVAYDTKFTITDSGFLKTRFVDDKASVVILLNLLKYTSENNIQFKYDTKIYFVTYEEVGHGAAVIDSSISEFVTLDMGCIGLDLAGSEYAVSICAKDSGGPYDYELTTRLINMAKENNLTFTVDIFPYYGSDVGAARRSGRDIKGALIGSGVSASHGMERTHLKGIENTLKLIYTYLIK
- a CDS encoding ring-cleaving dioxygenase, with amino-acid sequence MTTIHGIHHITAITSSAEKIYDFFTFILGMRLVKKTVNQDDIQTYHLFFADDEGNAGTDMTFFDFKGISKAVHGTNEISRSGFRVSNNKALEYWIKRFDKYQVKHTDIKEMFGRKYIFFYDFDDQPYALFSDENLNGVKPGKPWKKGPVPDEYSIIGLGPVFLTVNRLDYMQKVLVDVMGFEKVSKEGQYHLFEVGLGGNGGSIIVEENIILPPHRQGFGGVHHLAFRVTSTEDIHEWENYLFNLGFQTSGYVDRYYFESLYSRLYPGILFEFATDGPGFIDHEETYETLGETLALPPKYMNNRAYVESVVRQFDTKRSDKTFKKEYL